One bacterium DNA segment encodes these proteins:
- a CDS encoding CCA tRNA nucleotidyltransferase, translating into MDEAYGKISNISRFAAIRIGTNVAKKFIDEGYQAYVVGGCMRDAILGREPKDADIATNAPIEVMVKLFPDAKVVFPEKYQVVRLEFDFIHIEVVRMRRDVKSLGRQAEVEFTDDIEEDLKRRDFTINAIALDPSVPAII; encoded by the coding sequence ATGGATGAAGCATACGGCAAAATAAGCAACATAAGCAGATTTGCTGCAATAAGGATTGGAACAAATGTTGCCAAAAAATTCATAGACGAGGGTTATCAAGCTTATGTCGTTGGTGGCTGCATGCGCGATGCAATCCTTGGACGAGAACCCAAAGACGCCGACATTGCCACCAACGCACCCATCGAAGTTATGGTAAAGCTATTCCCTGATGCCAAGGTCGTTTTCCCAGAAAAATATCAGGTTGTAAGGCTTGAATTTGACTTCATCCACATTGAGGTTGTTCGCATGCGGCGAGATGTGAAGTCGCTGGGAAGACAGGCAGAAGTGGAGTTCACTGACGACATAGAGGAAGACCTCAAAAGGCGGGATTTTACCATAAATGCCATAGCACTCGACCCATCGGTGCCAGCGATAATA